GCGGGCCTCGGGGGAAAGCGACTGCAGATAGCGGATCTCGGTGTTGCCGAGTACCTGTACGCGGTTGAAGGTGAACAGTTCGAGAAATCCGGCCAATGCCAAGCCGGGACGGTGGAGATCCTTCTGAGTGATTTCGCGGACAAGCCCCTTGGGCGTGTTCACCAGAGTGAGCGACAGCCGCTCCTGCATGTCCTGGAAGAATGCTCCGACCTGCAACTTCTCCATAGTTCGTCTCCCGTAGTCCGCTCCGCCGGAACGTCATTCCTCGGTGGAACGCTTGGCTAGTTGCTTTCCCTTGAGTTTCTTGATCTGCTGCTCGAGCTTGTCTACGGCGAGAGCAATGGATTTGTGAAAGTCATCGGACGTTTCGGAAGCGTGCAACACCGTGCCGTTCACGTTGACGTGAACGCGGGCTTCCTTATTGGTCTTGGTATATGTGAATTCGACGTCGCAACCGAGGATGTCATCGGTAAGTTTCTCCAGTCGCAGCACCTCCTTCTCGGTAAAGTCCTTGAGGGAATCGGACGCCTTGAAATGAATGGAGGCAATCTTGGTCCTCATCGGTACCCCTTTCTCCATGGTTGGCCGGCGCAAAGCCGGTCGGTGACAAATGAGACGAGGGCACTCCCGCGGGAGAACCCTTCATTTTTTCGTCGCGTGCGGATGAGCCTGCGCGTAGGCCGCTTTCAGCCGCTCGGCGGAGACGTGCGTGTATTTCTCGGTGGTCTTCAGCGAATGGTGTCCGAGAAGCTCCTGGACCGCCCTCAGGTCCGCGCCATGATCGAGAAGATGGGTCGCATAGCAATGACGAAGCACGTGGGGCGACGTCTTCTCGCCGTGGAGGGGACCGAGTTCACGGCGGACGATCTGATACGCGCGATAGCGAGTCAACGGTTGACCGCGATCGCTCAGCCACAGGTGGCCGGAATCCGGAATTCCCTTTTCCTGCAGAAACTCCCGGCGAGCGTTCAGGTAGTCACCCATGGCCTGCACGGCCGCGCGGGAAATGGGAACCACGCGCTCCTGGGAGCCTTTGCCCAGAACGCGAACCGAACCGCGCGAAAGATCCATACGGGCGATCCGCAGGCCGAGAAGTTCGGAGACGCGAAGCCCGCCGCCGTAGAGCATTTCGAGTAACGCTTGGTTGCGAACCGATGCGAAGCCTTCCGGCCGTGGCGTATCGAGGATACTCGACAGAGCGCTCTCGGAGTAGGTGACGGGAAGCTTGCGGCGGGAACGAGCGCGCCGCAGACCGGCCACCGGATTGTAACCCAAAAGTCCGCGGCGAACGAGATATTTCGCGAACTCGGAGACGGCGGCGCGTTTGCGCTCGATGGTCGAGCGCGCCCGGCCGGCTTCCGACAAGCCGTGCAGGAACGTTCTCACGCTCGCCACCGACAGGTGATCGGGAGTGGATCGCCCTCCGCCCGGCGGCTCGATGGCGGCGATGAACTGCAGCAGATCGCGGCCATACGCCTCGACGGTGAGATCCGCTCGCCCCCGCCGCGCGGCGAGGTCAAGCAGAAACTCGGGCAAATGTTCGCGGAGCGTTCGCGCGCTCACTTCTCGGTGGTTTCCTCCACCGCGATTTTGTGGCGGCACTTGGGACACTGCCGGATGTGGCCGCTCTTGAGCGGCTTGTCTTCCATATAGTGATGTCCGCAACTCGGACAGGGTTCCAGAATCGGTTTGTACCACGAGATGAAATCACACTCGGGATACTTCGAGCATCCCCAGAAGGTGCGACCCTTGCGGGACTTCTTCTGGCTCACGCGGCCGTCACAGCCCGCCCGCGGACAGGGAACGCTCTCGCCGTTGACCAGCGGCAGGGTGGTGCGGCAGGACGGATAACCGGTGCAGCCAAGAAACCATCCGAAACGGCTGCGCTTGGCCGTCATCGGTTTGCCGCACGACGGGCAAGCCGTCTCGGGAACTTCGGGAGCCTTCTCCGATTCGAGCGGCTCGGTGTGCTTGCAGTCGGGATAGTTGGAACAACCCAGAAACTGACCCGCCCGTCCCCACTTGACGATCAAATGGGAGTCACACTTGGGACACTTCTTGTCCGTGACTTCCTCGCTCGCCTTGCGCAGCGTGTGCCGGTTCTGATTGACCTTCTCCAGTCGTTTCGAAAACGGCTCGTAGAAGTCGCGCACCACCTGCTTCCAAGCCAGTCCCTCATTCTCCACCGAGTCGAGCTCTTCCTCCATCTTGGCCGTGAACTTCACGTCGAAGATATCGGGGAATTGATCCACCAGAATCCGGTTCACCGTTTCCCCCAGCGTCGTCGGGTGGAAGCGGCGTTCCTTCTGCTCCATGTAGCGGCGTTTCACCAGTACGGAAATAATGGACGCGTAGGTGGATGGCCGACCGATGCCAAGCTCATCGAGAGTCTTGACGAGTGACGCGGAGTTGAAGCGGGCCGGCGGTTCGGTGAAATGCTGGGTCGGGGTGACCTCTTCACACGGATACTCCTTGCCGACCCGCAACTCGGGCAGCAAACGAGTGTCCTCCGGTTCGTCGTCGCCGTTGGGACGCTGCGGTTTCTCTTCGGTCAGCGCGGCCATGACCTGCAGGTGTCCGGCGAAGAGCAACCGGCGGCCGATGGCGCGAAATTCGTATTCCCCCGCCATGAGCTGCGCCGTGGTCACCTCGAACTGGGCATCGGCCATTTGCGAAGCCAATGCGCGCTGCCAGATCATGTTGTAGAGCTTGAACTGCTCGACCGTGAGATACTTCTTGACCGACGCCGGATCGCGGTTCACGTCGGTCGGGCGAATCGCTTCGTGAGCATCCTGCGCTGACTTCTTGGCGGCGAACACTCGCGGTTTGTCGGGCACGAACTCCGGGCCGAACCTTCCGCCGACGTAATCGCGCATCGCCGCCACGGCTTCGGGAGCCAATCGCGTGGAGTCGGTGCGCATGTAGGTAATCAGACCGACCAATCCTTCCGCGCCGACCTTGATCCCTTCATACAACGCCTGCGCGACGCCCATCGTGCGATCGTTGGAAAACCCGAGACGACGGGCCGCATCCTGTTGAAGCGTGGAAGTCGTATAGGGCGGCGAAGGCTGAGACTTGGCGGGCCGGACCTTTAGATCGGTCAGCACGAACGGATGCTTACGAATCTGCGCCACCGCCGTCTTGGCCGACTTTTCGTCCTTCAGTTCGGGCTTCTTGCCTTCGATCTTGACGAGTCGCGCAACGAACGTCTCCTTTTTAGTTGCACGGAGAAGCGCCTCGATGGTCCAGTATTCTTCCGAAACAAAAGCGCGAATCTCCGCCTCGCGTTCGCAAATCAAACGCAACGCCACCGACTGCACGCGACCGGCCGACAGACCGCGCGCGATAATCTTTTGAAGAAGCGGCGAGACCAGATAACCGACCAGCCGATCCAGCACGCGGCGCGCCTGCTGAGCCTCGACTTTACGTTCGTCAATGGAACCGGGCGCGGCAATGGCCTTGCGGATACTGTCGCGGGTGATCTCGTTGAACAGCACGCGATGAAGTTCACGCCGGCCGTTTCCCAATTCTTTGGCCACGTGATAGGCGATGGCTTCCCCTTCACGGTCGGGGTCGGTAGCCAGAAAAATATGGCGCACGCCGTCGGCGGATTTCTTCAGAGCCTTGATCACGTCCTGCTTGCCGGTAATGACTTCGTACTCCGGCTCGAAATCATGCTCCACGTCCACACCGAGACGCTTGGGCGGCAGATCCCAGATGTGTCCCACCGTCGCCTGAACGTGGAAGTCCTTTCCCAAATAGGCCGTGATCGTACGGGCTTTGGCGGGAGATTCGACGATGACGAGTCCCTGCGCGGGAGCCGAGGTCAATATCTCATCGCGAGCCGCGGACGACGACCGTTTGGCGGTCTTGGAGGTCTTGGCGGACGCCGGGGTTTTCCGTGCGCGGGAAGCCGAGGTCTTCTTGGCTACAGCCTTGCCCGCTGCGGCCGGCTTCTTGGCCACAGGTTTCTTGGACGGCTTACTGGACTTCTTCGAAGTCGAGCGAGGGCTCTTGGAACGGGTTTTAGATGGGGTCTTGGGCATGGGTAATCAGAGCAGAAAAGCTTCAAGCAGGTGCTCAAAGCTCTTATACTGCCAAAAACGTGACAGGTTCACGATGTCGCATAAGCCATTGAAAAGCGCCAACATCGCGGTTGGCGATGGTTGATGTCCACGAACCGGATGGCCAGCTCAGTGGACCCGTTCCGGCCACGGGCGGGTTGGGCAGCCGTTTAAACTCGACTCCTTGTGGCAGGGATCTTTCTCAAGCAGGTGGGTGGCGACGAACACCTTCATCTCATCTCCACCAACGTTGAGATTCCCCAGCAGCACACATCGTTCAATGATTTCCTCTACATCCTCGTGATCGAGAATGCTCATTCGGGCCATCTCGATCAGGTAGCCGTAGGCTTCGGGGCTTACGTACTGTCGTTCGAGATCATGCAATACCCGATGAGCATAAGGGAAGGCGGGGAAGGCGACGAACGTTCGTTTCGACTCGGTGAGCAGGCGGTCCGCGAAAACGGAGATGGCCGTGGACACCTCCCGTTGCGAAAAGCCACGCTGCATGAGTTCATCTGAAATCCCCTCAATCTCCTCGATCCGAATCCGGCGGGACTGGAGCTCGCCGATCACATACATTAAAATCTCTACAATTCGTTGATCCATGCGCAGCCCTTGGTTTTGGCGGCCGGTTCCGATACTTTTTCTGACAGGCATTTTATAAGGTGCGGATCGCGCGCTGCACGCAGGACTGTCGGTCAACCATGCGGCAGAAGCAAAGTAATAAAAAGGAAGCCGAAAGGCAAGCGAAAACTCAATGCGGCGAATGAACGGTGGCTCCGCAACATTTCTTGTATTTCTTGCCACTTCCACACGGACACGGGTCATTTCTGCCTACCTGAGGGCTGACCCGGATGGGTTGACGCTTCCCGGCTTGGGGGGGAGTTCCTTCGCCTCCCGCGGGCGATGCCGCATCGGATCCCGGCTGAATTGCCTGTGAATATGCCATGCCTGCTGACTCGGCATGTGAGTAACTAAGAGCAGG
This genomic interval from bacterium contains the following:
- the topA gene encoding type I DNA topoisomerase, producing the protein MPKTPSKTRSKSPRSTSKKSSKPSKKPVAKKPAAAGKAVAKKTSASRARKTPASAKTSKTAKRSSSAARDEILTSAPAQGLVIVESPAKARTITAYLGKDFHVQATVGHIWDLPPKRLGVDVEHDFEPEYEVITGKQDVIKALKKSADGVRHIFLATDPDREGEAIAYHVAKELGNGRRELHRVLFNEITRDSIRKAIAAPGSIDERKVEAQQARRVLDRLVGYLVSPLLQKIIARGLSAGRVQSVALRLICEREAEIRAFVSEEYWTIEALLRATKKETFVARLVKIEGKKPELKDEKSAKTAVAQIRKHPFVLTDLKVRPAKSQPSPPYTTSTLQQDAARRLGFSNDRTMGVAQALYEGIKVGAEGLVGLITYMRTDSTRLAPEAVAAMRDYVGGRFGPEFVPDKPRVFAAKKSAQDAHEAIRPTDVNRDPASVKKYLTVEQFKLYNMIWQRALASQMADAQFEVTTAQLMAGEYEFRAIGRRLLFAGHLQVMAALTEEKPQRPNGDDEPEDTRLLPELRVGKEYPCEEVTPTQHFTEPPARFNSASLVKTLDELGIGRPSTYASIISVLVKRRYMEQKERRFHPTTLGETVNRILVDQFPDIFDVKFTAKMEEELDSVENEGLAWKQVVRDFYEPFSKRLEKVNQNRHTLRKASEEVTDKKCPKCDSHLIVKWGRAGQFLGCSNYPDCKHTEPLESEKAPEVPETACPSCGKPMTAKRSRFGWFLGCTGYPSCRTTLPLVNGESVPCPRAGCDGRVSQKKSRKGRTFWGCSKYPECDFISWYKPILEPCPSCGHHYMEDKPLKSGHIRQCPKCRHKIAVEETTEK
- a CDS encoding SEC-C domain-containing protein produces the protein MDGLKEGVGLRAYGQKDPLIEYKKEGFELFQDMLDAVNGDALRIIFRARPVAEGPAQRRPVSPPTSTPALSYSHAESAGMAYSQAIQPGSDAASPAGGEGTPPQAGKRQPIRVSPQVGRNDPCPCGSGKKYKKCCGATVHSPH
- a CDS encoding DUF494 domain-containing protein, with protein sequence MDQRIVEILMYVIGELQSRRIRIEEIEGISDELMQRGFSQREVSTAISVFADRLLTESKRTFVAFPAFPYAHRVLHDLERQYVSPEAYGYLIEMARMSILDHEDVEEIIERCVLLGNLNVGGDEMKVFVATHLLEKDPCHKESSLNGCPTRPWPERVH
- the raiA gene encoding ribosome-associated translation inhibitor RaiA → MRTKIASIHFKASDSLKDFTEKEVLRLEKLTDDILGCDVEFTYTKTNKEARVHVNVNGTVLHASETSDDFHKSIALAVDKLEQQIKKLKGKQLAKRSTEE
- a CDS encoding tyrosine-type recombinase/integrase, with amino-acid sequence MSARTLREHLPEFLLDLAARRGRADLTVEAYGRDLLQFIAAIEPPGGGRSTPDHLSVASVRTFLHGLSEAGRARSTIERKRAAVSEFAKYLVRRGLLGYNPVAGLRRARSRRKLPVTYSESALSSILDTPRPEGFASVRNQALLEMLYGGGLRVSELLGLRIARMDLSRGSVRVLGKGSQERVVPISRAAVQAMGDYLNARREFLQEKGIPDSGHLWLSDRGQPLTRYRAYQIVRRELGPLHGEKTSPHVLRHCYATHLLDHGADLRAVQELLGHHSLKTTEKYTHVSAERLKAAYAQAHPHATKK